TTTGGTAATTGCAGGAATGTTCATTTGCAAAACCTCTTCTTTGCTTGGTTGCTTTAAAAAGCGGAGCTAGTTATTTTAAATTGAGTTCTTGCTGTATGCTGTGAATTTCTGCAAGGGATAATTCTGTAAATTCTACAATTTCATCGAGTGGTTTGTTTTTTTGGAGCATTTTTATTGCTGTGTTAATTTTTTCTTTTTTAACCCCTCGCTCTTCACCAATAACAATGCCTTCATCACGCCCTTCATCTTTCGCCGTATCCAGCCCTGTCACGTAATCGTGTTCAAACTTGCGTTTGGCGTCGTAACGGGCACGAATGCTAGAATCGAGGCTCATGTTTTCGAGTTGTTTGTATGCTTTGGTAATTGCAGGGATGTTCATTTGCAAAACCTCATCTTTGCTTGGTTGCTTTAAAAAGCGCAACCATTTTTCTAGGGTATTATAGTTACCCGAAGGGAGTTTTGCTAGATCTAAATAATGAATAGAAAATAAATCAGTAAGTTGCACTTTATTCTCGGCATCCATTAACACAGCCTCGGTGTGATAGTGTTTGCTGTGTTTAAACAAGCTAAAATTTAATACATGAATGGCAATCGTTTTTTTAAGGGTATCGTAGTTTTCGCCTTGTTTTAATTGGGAGTAATATACTTTACTCCAATAATACAAACTTCTTTTAATATAATGGCCATGATTTTGCATTTGCATTTCAATGTTAATGAGATTGCCATCGGCAAGTTTTGCTAAGACATCGAGCCTAATTGCCTTATCGTCTTCGGTTTCTTTGTTGAGTTCTGGATTAATAAACGTGACGTCCACAATGGCTTTGCTTTGCTCTAAGTTTAAAACACTATTTACAAAACTCATAAAAATTTCGGGGTCACTGCCAAATAGCATTTTAAAAACAAAATCGTACTTTGGATCAACGAGTTCTATGTTATTCACAAAAAATCCTTCTTTGCGTTTCAAAAACTTCATGTCTTTGAAAGAAAGTTTTTTTTAACAAAAATTTAAAATAAAAAAAGAGGGAAAAGTTTGTGTTTAAAAATTTTTTGGGAGTGTTTTAAAATTGAGCAGTGGGTTGCTTCCAAAATACAGCTTCCATAAATTTCCTTAATCTATTTGAAAAATGAATTTTAAATTCTTTTATTATTATTGCTAGCCTCGACCATATTTGATTTGTTATCATCTTTTTCAATATTTTAGAACACTTCTTAATTTATTTGTAAAAAAATGATAAATTTAAGAAAATAAATCAATAATACAAATTTATTAATGTCAAAAAAATGTAAAACATTTTTCATATTTGGATTTTTATTATATAAAATATAATTAAATTTTAAAAAATTTTTATGCTTGCAAAGACTCTAAGTATTAGTGGAGATTAAAATGAGTCTCGGTGTTGATTTAGAAAATTTATATTATCGTAGCAAATCTAGAATTAAAGATTTTGGCGAAGTATTTACTCCAGAAAAATATGTTGAAGATATGCTAAATCTTTTATCAAAAGATACAAATGATCTTTGGTTTGATGAGGAAACCGTTTTTTTTGAACCGTGTTGTGGTCATGGCAACATCGTTATTTCAATTTACAAGCGGCGCCTAACCGCAATCTATAAAAAAGCTCTTTTTCAAGGTATTTGTGATGCCGCTTTTTATTCTGTAGCGAATTCTATTAATACTTTGTGGGCAATAGATATTGATTACAAAAATATAGAAAATTGTCGTTCTCGTGTACTTTCTGTAATTTTAGATTTTTTAAAAACACAATTGAAAGTTAATAATGACTTTGATCTTTTAGCAAGAAAGAAAGATTTTTTTGCTCATATTCTTTCTGCCATAAAATGGCATATTAGCGAAAATGAAACTTTATCAGCGTTAAGCAATCCGCAAGATGCAAAAGCCAATGCCAATTTAACCAAAGCAGGGGCTAAATGGTTTGTTCAAAATGGGCATCATCAACTCAATTTTAATTTAACATGGGCAGCATTTTTTCACAGTTGCCAAGTAAACAAAACAATACCTTTAGAATACCAAAGATCACTTCGCTTTATTGAGGCTATTTTTTCTGCAAAAATTCGCGGTTTTGAGGATTTTGAGTTTGCTAAGTCTGTTATTGAGATGACTAAAACTCAACAACCAGTTCGTAAATTAAGTGAGACTCTTCCTGCAGGAGCCTAGATGCCAGCTATTACAATAAAGCCCACAGCTCATGTTGTTGATGTACTTGGCAATGTTATTGGTCGAGATCAGCCTATTCTCCGTATGGAAAAAGCATTAGAAATGGTGTCGCTTCTTGGAAGTGAGGTATTTGAAGATCAAAATATCGTTTTTTTTGATCCATTTTGTAAAGCCGGTGAACTACTTTTAGCATGCGCATTTTATAGCTCTTGGGCGAAAGCCAAAAATAAACCTGACTTACTTGATATGAGCATGGTTTTTAATGAGATCTTTTTATCCAATCGGTATTTTGGCTTAGCTCCTGATGAACGGCATCATCGATTGAGTATTAGAACTTTCTTAGGCAATAAAAACTCCCATGACGAAAAATTTAATCACATCATTAGAGACGGTCATTACTTATCAGAAATTGATGGAAAATTAAATAAACAAAAGTTTGATAAGGAGTTCATTTCGATGATTGAATATATCAAGAAAAAAACAGGTAATAAAAAAATAATTGCCGTTGGAAATCCGCCTTATCAAGAGAATGACTCTGGTTTTGGTGGTAGTGCTTCAGCAATATATAACTTATTTGCTGAAGGATTAATGAATGAAAAGAATATATCTGAGCTTATGCTTGTTATACCGTCAAGATGGTTTTCGGCTGGTAAAGGAGTTCAGGAATTCAGAAATAGAATGATTAATTCAAAGGAAATTAAATCAATTTATCATTTTAAACAATCTAAAGAAATATTTCCGACAGTAGATATTTTAGGAGGAGTCTGTTTTCTTCATTGGCAGAGAAACTATGCAGGAGATACCACTTATATAGAAAAAGGAGTGCAGACTGTTGTTAATTTTTCAAAGTATGACATTGTACTGGACGATCCTTTAGGGTATCAAATTGTTGAAAAAATTTTAAGAATCTGGAATGGTCAGTTTGTAGGTGGTATCGCTTGGTCAAGAAAGCCGTTTGGTATTGCAACTGACTATTTCAAAAAAAATCATAAATTGGAGATAGGCGATAAGAACGCTGTACCTTGTTATTCTAAGAGAAGATCAATTCTTTATGTAAATAAAAATCATATAACTAAGAACTTAAATAAAATTAATGAATATAAAATAGTAGTTCCTGCTGCTTACGCTCCTGGTTCAAAAATGGGAGTTAGAAGAGTTACTTTGCCGAAACATCAGTATTTTATTATTCCTAAAGGCTATATTACAGCTGAAACATATACAGTAGTGGCAAGTTTTAAAACTGAGTTAGAAGCAGAAAATTTTTGTAATTATCTAAAAACTGATTTTTGCAGATATATGCTTGGATTAAGGAAATTAACTCAGCATATTCCCAAAGATTGTTGGAATTGGGTTCCCTTTTTAGGTGCAGATAAAGAATACTCTGAAGCTGAACTCTATAAGTTGTTCAAAATCACAAAAGAAGAACAAGCTCACATTAAAAAGAAAGTCCAGGAGTGGTCATAATGAGTACTGCTGACTTATTGTTGTTATACGCCTACACCACCGAGGTATATAAAACCAAAGGCTGGATTAAGGTTGGTCAAACTAAAATTGGTGAGGATAGAATTTGGAATCAGTTTGGCACTTCTAACCCTGAAAATCCTGAGTACCAAATGATTGGTTTTCTGCCTGAGGGTGTTCAAGATCATCATGTTCGTGCGCAGCTTCTTAAGAGGGGCTATAAGTCTATTAAAAATGCTCCTGGAAAAGAATGGGTTGAGGCGCAAAACAACCAAGTTGATTTATTTAAAGATGTTCGCAAAGCATATAACGAAGTTGTTTATAGAACGTCTCGCTCAGAACATTACAAACTTAGAAAAGAGCAAGAAGAAGCCATAGAAAAAGCTTGCAAATGGTTTAATAAAGAATACCCACCCGAAGTTATTGGAGCAGCAACCCATAAGAATCGATTTTTGATTAATGCTAAAATGAGGTTTGGCAAATGCTTTACCAGTATTCATTTGGCTAAAAAAATTAATGCTAGAAACACCTTAATAGTAACTTATAAACCCGATGTGATTGGCGAATGGATTGATACTGTTAATGAGCAAGTTGATTTTAAAGAATGGACTGGTATTCGTGCAAAACCAAAATCAGACAGACCTCTTGATCCAAGTTTAACAGAAAGCGGAGATTTTCCAAAAAACAGCGACTCAATAGTACTTTGTGTTTCTTTACAAGATTTGTGGATTGATGATGAAGGTAACACTAAAGCAAGGTTGCAAAAAATTCTAGAAATACATTGGGATTTAGTTATTTTTGATGAGGTTCATTACGGTAGTAGAACAGAACGAACTAAAAATATTTTAGAAAAATTAAAGTTTACCCATAGGTTAGATTTATCTGGTACGCCATTTAGACTTATTGAGCAAGATGATTTTTCTTCGCAACAAGTTTACACGTACAGTTATTTGGATGAACAAAAAAATAAAAAAGCAGAAATTGCTAATGACCCGTTAGAAACCGGAGAAAAAATTTATCGCCAATTACCCGATCTTAATATTTCTACAATTGAGATTACAGACGAAGACATTGCCGAGCAAAGAGACACTTTTAAAACTGATGATATTGATTTTTCATTAAATCGATTATTTGAAACAAATGAAGAAGGTCAATTTGTTTACGAGCAAGCCGTTGATCATTTTATTGATGGACTAACTATAGTGGGACATGAAGCAAGAGCAATTAGCATATTTGGACAACTTGCTATTCAGCTAGGATGTCCTCCTAAGCGGCATTCAGTTTGGTGGATAAGTCGGGTTGACTCAATTAAAGCTCTCATGAAAAAATTAGAAAAAAATCCTTATTTTTGTAACTTTATTTTAATTAATGCTTCGGGGAGCGATTCGCAAAAAAGTGATAACGATGAAAAAATTATAGCTAAAGAAAAATCTTCAGTTCAAAATGCTATTGCGAAAGCAAATACAGATCCAACAAAATTAGGTACAATTACGTTTACTTGTGGACGATTTTTAACTGGTGTGACAATTAAGGAGTGGGATAGCATTCTTATTTTAAATGATATTCAATCTGCTGAGTCTTATTATCAGGCAATTTTTAGAGTGCAGTCTACTTATATAAACGAAAAAACTAAGCAAATTTTAAAACCCAAAGCATGGGTATTTGATTTTGCAATTTCGCGCTGTCTTCAAGTGACTTATGATTGTGCTAGCAATATTGCAGATCAAATTGATCAGCAAGAAAGTTTTGATCAGAAGGTTGATATCAATAAAAATAATTTAGAAATAATAACAGAAGGGCTTTGTGATACATTAGATATTAAAAGGTTTTATGAGGGCAGTCTTGTATGCATACCTACGACAGCGCAGGATATATTTGAAGTTCTCAATCATGAAGGTTCTCGCATTGCGCTTGCGCGTAGAATTACATCAAATATTTTAGTGAACTTTGGTAAATTAAAACTTTTAGAAGAATTTCCCCATATACTCGAAATTCTTCTAAAAGTTAAAGGTTATAGAACTCAAGAAGTTGGCAGTATTACAGCCGAAGCGTTAGTGCAAATTGGTATAGACGCATCAATACTTGAAGACGTTAAAGCGGATCCTAATCTCACTCAAGAACAAAAAGAAAAAATTTTTGAAGATTTTTCTCAAAAGGATGAAGATAAAGACAGGCAATCAAGAAAAAAGTGGTATGCTACTCAAATTAAACGTCTTGCAATTTGTATGGCAGATTTTATTTATATGACTTATGAGCGAGAATATAATATTGATGATGTGATTCATACTAAATCTCCTGAATTCTTTGAAGTCATGACTGGAATTTCTAAGGACGACTTTACAGAGCTTTGTGATAAAGGGTTTATGAATCGCTTTGCATTAAATCGTATTGTTCGTGAGTTTAGAGATCAAGAAAATACCTCATTAGATCCAGAAATCTATATTTTAGAAAATCTTAAAAAAATGGTTTCTTAATTTTGATTGATAAAATATACAAAAATTTTGGGAATTTGTATATCAAGTAAACATAGACTAGAGGTTAATATAAATTGTTCTAAGAATTAAGGAAAATTTATGCATATTAAATTTATTGTAATAATGATTTTTTTAAAAAACTATGCATATTCTTCACAATGGTTTTGTAAAGAGGGAGCTTCAAAAAAAATTGAAGATACATATGAAGTATGTGGAATTGGCAGAGACAATGATGAAGATGTTGCAAGAAAAAATGCATTAAAAAATGCTTTTGAAGAATTTGACTTAATTTGTAATAAAGCTGATGATTGTAGAGGAAAATATAAAGAAATTAACCCATTAAGAAGTGATTGTGAAAAAAATAACGAAAATTATTTTACTTGTTATAGGTCTGTTTACATTACTATTGATAAGTTAAAAATTATCGATAATATTGTGAATAAATCTTCTAATGAAAATAATTATGAAGATTTAATAATTGATGTAAACAAAAAAGAAATTGAAAGAAATACTGCACCAAAATTAGAAGATCTTAAAAAAAGATCTGAAAAAATATATATTTATAAAAAAGATATTATTGAATTTGAATCAAATAATATTACACAATTTTTAGATATTAAAACAAAAGAACCTGTTTCTGGGATAGGATTGTCTCTATATAAAGAAGGTTTTATAGAAAAGATATTTCTTATAAAAAATGGTTTTATTAATGGGTTTTCTCGTTCATATTATGAAAATGGAAATATTATGGAAGAAAATTTATATAAAAATGGTTATGGAACAGTAACATTTTGGTATGAAAATGGAACTATTAAAGCAATAGGGGTAGCTCAAAACGGTGAATTGAATGGCGAGTTTAAATTATATTATGAAAATGGTGAAATAAATTGCATTGGAAATTTCACACAAGGTAAACTTAATGGAGGAAGAAAATGTTATTATGAGACTGGTGAATTAAAAAGTGAACATTTATTTAAAAATGGGATTCTTAATGGAGTTTATATGTTATATTATAAAGATGAAATATTAAAACAGAGAGGTAAGTATTGTAGCGGTGTTGTT
This region of Spirobacillus cienkowskii genomic DNA includes:
- a CDS encoding DEAD/DEAH box helicase, with translation MSTADLLLLYAYTTEVYKTKGWIKVGQTKIGEDRIWNQFGTSNPENPEYQMIGFLPEGVQDHHVRAQLLKRGYKSIKNAPGKEWVEAQNNQVDLFKDVRKAYNEVVYRTSRSEHYKLRKEQEEAIEKACKWFNKEYPPEVIGAATHKNRFLINAKMRFGKCFTSIHLAKKINARNTLIVTYKPDVIGEWIDTVNEQVDFKEWTGIRAKPKSDRPLDPSLTESGDFPKNSDSIVLCVSLQDLWIDDEGNTKARLQKILEIHWDLVIFDEVHYGSRTERTKNILEKLKFTHRLDLSGTPFRLIEQDDFSSQQVYTYSYLDEQKNKKAEIANDPLETGEKIYRQLPDLNISTIEITDEDIAEQRDTFKTDDIDFSLNRLFETNEEGQFVYEQAVDHFIDGLTIVGHEARAISIFGQLAIQLGCPPKRHSVWWISRVDSIKALMKKLEKNPYFCNFILINASGSDSQKSDNDEKIIAKEKSSVQNAIAKANTDPTKLGTITFTCGRFLTGVTIKEWDSILILNDIQSAESYYQAIFRVQSTYINEKTKQILKPKAWVFDFAISRCLQVTYDCASNIADQIDQQESFDQKVDINKNNLEIITEGLCDTLDIKRFYEGSLVCIPTTAQDIFEVLNHEGSRIALARRITSNILVNFGKLKLLEEFPHILEILLKVKGYRTQEVGSITAEALVQIGIDASILEDVKADPNLTQEQKEKIFEDFSQKDEDKDRQSRKKWYATQIKRLAICMADFIYMTYEREYNIDDVIHTKSPEFFEVMTGISKDDFTELCDKGFMNRFALNRIVREFRDQENTSLDPEIYILENLKKMVS
- a CDS encoding Rpn family recombination-promoting nuclease/putative transposase, with amino-acid sequence MNNIELVDPKYDFVFKMLFGSDPEIFMSFVNSVLNLEQSKAIVDVTFINPELNKETEDDKAIRLDVLAKLADGNLINIEMQMQNHGHYIKRSLYYWSKVYYSQLKQGENYDTLKKTIAIHVLNFSLFKHSKHYHTEAVLMDAENKVQLTDLFSIHYLDLAKLPSGNYNTLEKWLRFLKQPSKDEVLQMNIPAITKAYKQLENMSLDSSIRARYDAKRKFEHDYVTGLDTAKDEGRDEGIVIGEERGVKKEKINTAIKMLQKNKPLDEIVEFTELSLAEIHSIQQELNLK
- a CDS encoding toxin-antitoxin system YwqK family antitoxin, translating into MHIKFIVIMIFLKNYAYSSQWFCKEGASKKIEDTYEVCGIGRDNDEDVARKNALKNAFEEFDLICNKADDCRGKYKEINPLRSDCEKNNENYFTCYRSVYITIDKLKIIDNIVNKSSNENNYEDLIIDVNKKEIERNTAPKLEDLKKRSEKIYIYKKDIIEFESNNITQFLDIKTKEPVSGIGLSLYKEGFIEKIFLIKNGFINGFSRSYYENGNIMEENLYKNGYGTVTFWYENGTIKAIGVAQNGELNGEFKLYYENGEINCIGNFTQGKLNGGRKCYYETGELKSEHLFKNGILNGVYMLYYKDEILKQRGKYCSGVVCGVLQVFYDSGELNTEFEYIKGKKEGKSTFYLKNGKICATAIYKNDKLISGKTSTGRKLNRAELVNWEVAGKVNCN
- a CDS encoding Eco57I restriction-modification methylase domain-containing protein produces the protein MPAITIKPTAHVVDVLGNVIGRDQPILRMEKALEMVSLLGSEVFEDQNIVFFDPFCKAGELLLACAFYSSWAKAKNKPDLLDMSMVFNEIFLSNRYFGLAPDERHHRLSIRTFLGNKNSHDEKFNHIIRDGHYLSEIDGKLNKQKFDKEFISMIEYIKKKTGNKKIIAVGNPPYQENDSGFGGSASAIYNLFAEGLMNEKNISELMLVIPSRWFSAGKGVQEFRNRMINSKEIKSIYHFKQSKEIFPTVDILGGVCFLHWQRNYAGDTTYIEKGVQTVVNFSKYDIVLDDPLGYQIVEKILRIWNGQFVGGIAWSRKPFGIATDYFKKNHKLEIGDKNAVPCYSKRRSILYVNKNHITKNLNKINEYKIVVPAAYAPGSKMGVRRVTLPKHQYFIIPKGYITAETYTVVASFKTELEAENFCNYLKTDFCRYMLGLRKLTQHIPKDCWNWVPFLGADKEYSEAELYKLFKITKEEQAHIKKKVQEWS